From Halorubrum salinarum, the proteins below share one genomic window:
- a CDS encoding M28 family peptidase → MTDDAADATRPEAAAAIDRVRERAAEFAPALGATWTDDEPWRFLTDLTAIGSRMAGSEGERRAAGLVANAFERAGLADVRTEPFDLPAWERGSASLDVTVSGRDGEPATRSFEALALPYSPSGSVSGELVDVGYGTPAEIDERDVEGRIAVASTTTPSGGRFVHRMEKFGYAIDSGAVGFVFVNHLDGQLPPTGSLTFGEEAEAVAVGVSKETGAWLREYAVGGANAPVGGGDDVARAELSVEASTTPGESRNVLGSAGPDTDERVLLLAHYDAHDIAEGALDNGCGIATVATAADILADADLPVGVDVVAVGAEEVGLLGAEHLADRVDLDRVKGVVNVDGAGRFRDLVALAHASTAAASVAEAVSAATRQPIEVDAQPHPFSDQWPFVRRGVPALQLHSDSGDRGRGWGHTHADTRDKVDDRNVREHAMLIALLVAEFAAPERDLPRLDRDELAAAFREADFETGMRAADLWPADWD, encoded by the coding sequence ATGACCGACGACGCAGCAGACGCGACGCGACCCGAGGCGGCCGCGGCGATCGACCGCGTCCGCGAGCGCGCGGCCGAGTTCGCCCCCGCCCTCGGCGCGACCTGGACCGACGACGAGCCGTGGCGCTTCCTCACCGACCTCACGGCGATCGGAAGTCGCATGGCCGGGAGCGAGGGCGAGCGCCGGGCGGCGGGCCTCGTCGCTAACGCCTTCGAGCGAGCGGGGCTCGCGGACGTGCGCACGGAGCCGTTCGACCTCCCGGCCTGGGAGCGCGGGTCGGCGTCGCTCGACGTGACCGTCTCGGGCCGCGACGGCGAGCCGGCGACGCGCTCGTTCGAGGCACTGGCGCTCCCGTACTCGCCGTCGGGGAGCGTCTCAGGCGAACTCGTCGACGTGGGCTACGGCACCCCCGCGGAGATCGACGAGCGCGACGTCGAGGGCCGGATCGCGGTCGCGTCGACGACCACGCCCTCCGGCGGCCGGTTCGTCCACCGCATGGAGAAGTTCGGCTACGCGATCGACTCGGGCGCCGTCGGGTTCGTGTTCGTCAACCACCTCGACGGCCAGCTGCCCCCCACTGGGTCGCTCACGTTCGGCGAGGAGGCCGAGGCCGTCGCGGTCGGCGTCTCGAAGGAGACCGGCGCGTGGCTCCGCGAGTACGCGGTCGGCGGCGCGAACGCCCCAGTCGGCGGCGGAGACGACGTCGCGCGCGCCGAGCTGTCGGTGGAGGCGTCGACGACGCCCGGCGAGAGCCGGAACGTCCTCGGGAGCGCCGGCCCGGACACCGACGAGCGGGTCCTCCTGCTCGCCCACTACGACGCCCACGACATCGCGGAGGGCGCGCTCGACAACGGCTGCGGCATCGCGACGGTCGCGACCGCGGCCGACATCCTGGCGGACGCCGACCTCCCTGTCGGCGTCGACGTCGTCGCGGTGGGCGCCGAGGAGGTGGGGCTGCTCGGGGCGGAGCACCTCGCGGACCGGGTGGACCTCGACCGGGTGAAGGGCGTGGTCAACGTCGACGGAGCCGGGCGGTTCCGTGACCTCGTCGCGCTCGCGCACGCCTCCACCGCGGCCGCGTCGGTCGCGGAGGCGGTGTCGGCCGCGACGCGGCAGCCCATCGAGGTCGACGCGCAACCGCACCCGTTCTCCGACCAGTGGCCGTTCGTGCGCCGCGGCGTGCCGGCGCTCCAGCTCCACAGCGACTCGGGCGACCGCGGGCGAGGCTGGGGGCACACGCACGCGGACACGCGGGACAAGGTGGACGACAGGAACGTCCGCGAACACGCGATGCTGATCGCGCTGCTCGTCGCCGAGTTCGCGGCGCCCGAACGCGACCTCCCGCGGCTGGACCGCGACGAGCTCGCGGCCGCGTTCCGCGAGGCCGACTTCGAGACGGGGATGCGCGCCGCCGACCTCTGGCCGGCCGACTGGGACTGA
- the nadE gene encoding NAD(+) synthase: protein MADRESAFDPDEAAVDRSEGATASGDGEAAAGRPLPASVLPDRDPALERDRIRSFVADRVDAAGADGVVVNMSGGLDSTVTAALAVEALGADRVYGLILPCNKIGAPHARDAEALAEALGIDHDTAHLQPLFAQFGAVVPDRFDLHDEPVRSGNAVARLRMAVAYLAANATDRLVCGTANRSELLLGYLTKHGDCAADLFPLGHLYKTDVRALASELDVPEFVVEKAPRAGFLPGQRDADDLGAPYEVIDPVLHLGVDRGLSPESVVERIAAALTEGEPAAADAGTGADLGAVDRELVADLLGRHRASAHKRLPAPTPDADLE, encoded by the coding sequence ATGGCTGATCGCGAGTCGGCGTTCGATCCGGACGAGGCCGCCGTCGACCGCTCGGAGGGAGCGACAGCGTCAGGCGACGGCGAAGCGGCCGCTGGCCGGCCTCTCCCCGCCTCGGTGCTCCCGGACCGGGACCCCGCGCTCGAACGCGACCGAATCAGGTCGTTCGTGGCCGACCGGGTCGACGCCGCGGGCGCCGATGGCGTGGTCGTGAATATGAGCGGCGGGCTCGACTCGACGGTGACGGCCGCGCTCGCGGTCGAGGCGCTCGGCGCAGACCGCGTGTACGGGCTGATCCTCCCGTGTAACAAGATCGGCGCGCCGCACGCCCGCGACGCCGAGGCGCTCGCCGAGGCGCTGGGGATCGACCACGACACGGCCCACCTCCAGCCGCTGTTCGCGCAGTTCGGCGCCGTCGTCCCGGACCGCTTCGACCTCCACGACGAGCCGGTCCGGTCCGGCAACGCCGTCGCGCGCCTCCGGATGGCCGTCGCCTACCTCGCCGCGAACGCGACGGACCGCCTCGTCTGCGGCACGGCGAACCGGAGCGAACTCCTGCTCGGTTACCTGACGAAACACGGCGACTGCGCGGCCGACCTGTTCCCGCTGGGCCACCTCTACAAGACCGACGTGCGGGCGCTCGCGAGCGAGCTCGACGTGCCGGAGTTCGTCGTCGAGAAGGCGCCGAGGGCCGGCTTCCTCCCGGGCCAGCGCGACGCGGACGACCTAGGCGCGCCGTACGAGGTCATCGACCCGGTCCTCCACCTCGGCGTTGACCGCGGGCTCAGTCCCGAGTCCGTCGTCGAGCGGATCGCGGCGGCGCTCACGGAGGGCGAACCTGCCGCGGCCGACGCCGGGACCGGCGCCGACCTCGGCGCGGTCGACCGCGAACTCGTCGCGGACCTGCTCGGGCGTCACCGCGCGTCGGCGCACAAGCGGCTTCCCGCGCCGACGCCGGACGCGGACCTGGAGTGA
- a CDS encoding Rrf2 family transcriptional regulator has protein sequence MSKIQLSSSQERVLTALVNLSESREAPVQGREIADAIDRNAGTVRNRMGSLSTLGLVEGVAGPDGGYIPTDEAYDALGIERLEDAATTPVEREGDPVEDVTVAEIDLSSVANPELCRAELVIRGPVGPFDAGDHVTVGPTPATGLRLSGVVDATNVDGNSLLVRVDGMETPTGGSAA, from the coding sequence ATGTCGAAGATCCAGTTGAGTTCGAGTCAGGAACGCGTGCTCACCGCGCTCGTGAACCTCTCCGAGAGTCGGGAGGCGCCGGTACAGGGCCGCGAGATCGCGGACGCGATCGACCGCAACGCGGGGACGGTGCGGAACCGGATGGGGAGCCTCAGCACCCTCGGCCTCGTCGAGGGCGTCGCCGGGCCGGACGGCGGCTACATCCCGACCGACGAGGCGTACGACGCGCTCGGCATCGAGCGCCTGGAGGACGCCGCGACGACGCCGGTCGAGCGCGAGGGCGACCCGGTCGAGGACGTCACCGTCGCGGAGATCGACCTGTCGAGCGTCGCGAACCCGGAACTGTGCCGCGCCGAGCTCGTGATCCGCGGCCCGGTCGGCCCCTTCGACGCGGGCGACCACGTGACGGTCGGGCCGACGCCGGCCACCGGGCTGCGGCTCTCCGGCGTCGTCGATGCGACGAACGTCGACGGCAACAGCCTCCTGGTCCGCGTCGACGGCATGGAGACTCCGACGGGCGGGTCGGCCGCCTGA
- the truA gene encoding tRNA pseudouridine(38-40) synthase TruA, translated as MTGASNGRDTVTRAFRVAYDGRAYAGFQRQPHARTVADALLEALADHGLVDRGDGSTHATPPGYAAAGRTDAGVSAVAQTVAFEAPTWLTPRAFNGHLPGSVRVWAAADVGDEFHATHDAVRRTYRYHLYAPESGAESASDRARRDPEHAVDDDRFLEALARFDGERDFHNLTTDETGTVRDLDAGATREGDTLVVELSADGFPRALVRRVVAAARAVGRGTADLVWIDRLLDAEPIPGDRGIGPAPPEPLVLWDVTYPDVSFAVDREAAESARIAFGERHRDARHAASATGAVSDRLFSAVEPD; from the coding sequence GTGACGGGCGCGTCGAACGGGCGCGACACGGTCACGCGCGCCTTCCGCGTCGCGTACGACGGGCGGGCGTACGCCGGCTTCCAGCGCCAGCCGCACGCCCGCACCGTCGCGGACGCGCTCCTCGAGGCGCTCGCGGACCACGGCCTCGTCGACCGCGGCGACGGGTCGACGCACGCCACGCCCCCGGGCTACGCCGCGGCCGGCCGGACCGACGCGGGCGTCTCGGCGGTGGCCCAGACCGTCGCCTTCGAGGCGCCGACGTGGCTCACGCCCCGCGCGTTCAACGGCCACTTGCCTGGGTCGGTCCGAGTCTGGGCCGCCGCCGACGTGGGTGACGAGTTCCACGCAACGCACGACGCGGTTCGACGGACGTACCGGTACCACCTCTACGCGCCCGAGTCCGGGGCCGAATCCGCCTCGGACCGCGCGCGGCGAGACCCCGAGCACGCGGTCGACGACGACCGATTTCTGGAGGCGCTCGCGCGGTTCGACGGCGAACGCGACTTCCACAACCTGACGACCGACGAGACGGGGACGGTCCGCGACCTCGACGCGGGCGCGACCCGCGAGGGCGACACGCTCGTCGTCGAGCTCTCGGCGGACGGCTTCCCGCGGGCGCTCGTGCGGCGGGTCGTCGCCGCGGCCCGCGCGGTCGGTCGCGGAACCGCCGACCTCGTGTGGATCGACCGGCTGCTCGACGCCGAGCCGATACCGGGCGACCGCGGTATCGGTCCCGCGCCACCCGAGCCGCTCGTGCTGTGGGACGTGACCTACCCCGACGTCTCGTTCGCGGTCGACCGCGAGGCCGCGGAGAGCGCGCGGATCGCCTTCGGCGAGCGGCACCGGGACGCGCGACACGCCGCGTCCGCCACCGGCGCGGTCAGCGACAGGCTGTTCTCTGCGGTCGAGCCGGACTGA
- a CDS encoding universal stress protein, with amino-acid sequence MYDDILLPVAPGGEANDAIPHAASLAERYDATVHVLSAADTAVDTLAGPRTGVFSDRLADAAEERVEAVTAELEARGVETVGSVVRGDPLEVIENAIDDGADIVVMPSHTRRGIRRLLLGSVTEKVVRVASVPVVTVPMADPEEVGSLPTDSGETEANSADTGEAGDREPSDAQ; translated from the coding sequence ATGTACGACGACATCCTCCTGCCCGTCGCCCCCGGCGGCGAGGCGAACGACGCCATCCCGCACGCGGCCAGCCTCGCCGAGCGGTACGACGCGACGGTCCACGTCCTCTCCGCGGCCGACACCGCCGTCGACACGCTCGCCGGCCCGCGGACGGGCGTGTTCTCGGACCGGCTGGCGGACGCGGCCGAGGAACGGGTGGAGGCGGTGACCGCCGAACTGGAGGCGAGAGGCGTCGAGACGGTCGGCAGCGTCGTCCGCGGCGACCCCCTGGAGGTCATCGAGAACGCCATCGACGACGGCGCCGACATCGTCGTCATGCCGAGCCACACCCGTCGGGGGATCCGCCGGCTCCTCCTCGGCAGCGTCACCGAGAAGGTCGTCCGCGTCGCGTCGGTGCCGGTGGTGACCGTCCCGATGGCCGACCCCGAGGAAGTCGGGTCGCTCCCGACCGACTCCGGCGAGACCGAGGCGAACTCGGCGGACACCGGCGAGGCGGGCGACCGCGAGCCGTCCGACGCCCAGTGA
- a CDS encoding peptidylprolyl isomerase: protein MGRDVSDPDNPQVTLQTNHGDIVVELFADRAPRTVENFLGLARHDPAADAEPAPETNTWEDPKSGEVRGDSLYEGNVFHRVIDDFMIQGGDPMENGRGGPGYQFDDEFHDDLTHDGPGILSMANSGPNTNGSQFFITLDATPHLDGKHAVFGQVIDGMDVVEEIGAVPTGRNDDPREAVEIERVDVDE, encoded by the coding sequence ATGGGACGCGACGTGTCCGACCCCGACAACCCGCAGGTAACGCTTCAGACCAACCACGGCGACATCGTCGTCGAGCTGTTCGCCGACCGCGCGCCGCGGACGGTCGAGAACTTCCTCGGCCTGGCGCGACACGACCCCGCAGCGGACGCCGAGCCCGCGCCGGAGACGAACACGTGGGAGGACCCCAAGTCCGGCGAGGTGCGCGGTGACTCGCTGTACGAGGGCAACGTCTTCCACCGCGTCATCGACGACTTCATGATCCAGGGCGGCGACCCGATGGAGAACGGCCGCGGCGGCCCCGGCTACCAGTTCGACGACGAGTTCCACGACGACCTCACCCACGACGGGCCCGGCATCCTCTCGATGGCGAACTCCGGTCCGAACACGAACGGCTCGCAGTTCTTCATCACGCTGGACGCGACCCCGCACCTCGACGGCAAGCACGCCGTCTTCGGGCAGGTCATCGACGGGATGGACGTCGTCGAGGAGATCGGCGCGGTGCCGACCGGCCGCAACGACGACCCCCGCGAGGCCGTCGAGATCGAGCGCGTCGACGTCGACGAGTAG
- a CDS encoding cystathionine gamma-synthase, translating into MSDRPDESDGDDRRFETRAIHAGQEPDPETGALMTPIHANSTYEQDAPGDHRGYEYSRTGNPTRTDLEANLASLEAGSHARCFSSGMGAINTVLNLLSAGDHVVAGDDVYGGTHRILTQVYDEYDIDTTFVDTTDHDAVRAAMRDETELVWVETPTNPLMNVNDIGALADIAHEGDALCAVDNTFATPYLQRPLEHGADIVSQSLTKYLGGHSDTIGGALIVDDEELDERLGFYQNSVGATPGPFDAFLVLRGTKTLPVRMDRHCENAMALAEWLEGHDAVDRVYYPGLESHPDHELAAEQMDDFGGMLSFELDGTLEEASTVVSETEVFTLAESLGGVESLIEQPAAMTHAAIPREERLAAGLTDGLIRVSVGIEHVDDMKADLQAAFDAALS; encoded by the coding sequence ATGAGCGACCGACCCGACGAGTCCGACGGCGACGACAGGCGGTTCGAGACGCGCGCGATCCACGCCGGCCAGGAGCCGGACCCGGAGACCGGCGCGCTGATGACGCCGATCCACGCGAACTCCACCTACGAGCAGGACGCGCCCGGCGACCACCGCGGCTACGAGTACAGCCGGACCGGGAACCCCACTCGGACCGACCTCGAAGCGAACCTCGCCTCGCTGGAGGCGGGCAGCCACGCCCGCTGTTTCTCTTCGGGCATGGGCGCGATCAACACCGTGCTCAACCTGCTCTCGGCGGGCGACCACGTCGTCGCGGGCGACGACGTGTACGGCGGGACCCACCGAATCTTGACGCAGGTGTACGACGAGTACGACATCGACACGACGTTCGTCGACACCACCGACCACGACGCGGTCCGGGCGGCGATGCGCGACGAGACCGAGCTGGTGTGGGTCGAGACGCCGACGAACCCCCTGATGAACGTCAACGACATCGGCGCGCTCGCCGACATCGCCCACGAGGGCGACGCGCTCTGCGCGGTCGACAACACGTTCGCGACCCCGTACCTCCAGCGGCCGCTCGAACACGGCGCCGACATCGTCTCCCAGTCGCTGACGAAGTACCTCGGCGGCCACTCCGACACGATCGGCGGCGCCCTGATCGTCGACGACGAGGAGCTGGACGAACGGCTCGGCTTCTACCAGAACTCCGTCGGCGCGACGCCCGGGCCCTTCGACGCCTTCCTCGTGCTCCGCGGGACGAAGACGCTCCCGGTGCGGATGGACCGCCACTGCGAGAACGCGATGGCGCTCGCCGAGTGGCTGGAGGGCCACGACGCGGTCGACCGCGTCTACTACCCCGGGCTGGAGTCGCACCCGGACCACGAACTGGCGGCCGAACAGATGGACGACTTCGGCGGCATGCTCTCGTTCGAACTCGACGGCACCCTCGAAGAGGCGTCGACCGTCGTGAGCGAGACCGAGGTGTTCACGCTGGCGGAGTCGCTGGGCGGCGTCGAGAGCCTGATCGAGCAGCCGGCGGCGATGACCCACGCCGCCATCCCGCGCGAGGAGCGGCTCGCCGCCGGGCTCACCGACGGCCTCATCCGCGTGTCCGTGGGGATCGAACACGTCGACGACATGAAGGCGGACCTTCAGGCGGCGTTCGACGCGGCGCTGTCGTAG
- a CDS encoding D-2-hydroxyacid dehydrogenase, with protein MSDPDVLVLRQTIHGLGPDELAAAIRERLPDAEVARARTPAEERELIRTARVAVGLTIDEHLLSVADDLELFACVFAGTGHLPRDLLADHGVAVTNASGVHGPNIAEHVIGSMIAHARQFHRAYRQQSRREWRTYETTEVYGSTVAVVGLGAIGRSVVDRLESFDVDTVGVRYTPEKGGPTDEVYGFDEFHDAVTDAEYVVLACPLTETTRGLVDADALRTMRPDAVLVNIARGPIVDTDALVTELRNNRIRGAALDVTDPEPLPEDHPLWGLSNATITPHNAGHTPEYYERVADILADNVARLDAGDDLRNRVV; from the coding sequence ATGAGCGATCCAGACGTCCTGGTGCTTCGACAGACGATCCACGGGCTCGGCCCCGACGAACTGGCGGCGGCGATCCGCGAGCGGCTCCCCGACGCCGAGGTGGCGCGGGCGCGGACGCCGGCGGAGGAGCGGGAGCTGATCCGGACCGCGCGGGTCGCCGTCGGACTCACCATCGACGAACACCTGCTCTCGGTCGCCGACGACCTGGAGCTGTTCGCCTGCGTGTTCGCGGGGACGGGCCATCTGCCGCGGGACCTGCTCGCGGACCACGGCGTCGCCGTGACGAACGCCTCGGGCGTCCACGGACCGAACATCGCCGAACACGTAATCGGCTCGATGATCGCGCACGCGCGGCAGTTCCACCGGGCGTACCGCCAGCAGTCCCGCCGCGAGTGGCGCACCTACGAGACGACGGAGGTGTACGGCTCGACGGTCGCCGTCGTCGGACTCGGCGCCATCGGGCGGTCCGTCGTCGACCGCCTGGAGTCGTTCGACGTCGACACGGTCGGGGTGCGCTACACCCCGGAGAAGGGCGGTCCGACCGACGAGGTGTACGGCTTCGACGAGTTCCACGACGCCGTCACCGACGCCGAGTACGTCGTGTTGGCGTGTCCGCTCACGGAGACGACGCGGGGGCTGGTCGACGCGGACGCGCTCCGGACGATGCGGCCCGACGCCGTCCTCGTCAACATCGCGCGCGGGCCGATCGTCGACACCGACGCGCTGGTGACGGAGCTCCGGAACAACCGGATCCGCGGCGCGGCGCTGGACGTCACGGACCCGGAGCCGCTTCCGGAGGACCACCCGCTGTGGGGGCTGTCGAACGCGACGATCACGCCGCACAACGCCGGCCACACGCCGGAGTACTACGAGCGCGTCGCCGACATCCTCGCGGACAACGTCGCGCGGCTGGACGCCGGCGACGACCTGCGCAACCGCGTGGTCTGA
- a CDS encoding phosphate signaling complex PhoU family protein — protein METRKVQVTGGSTYTVSIPKTWATDNDVEAGTEIEFHPDGDSLFLTPRSESERTRGSLDIADLSGQALRRAVTTMYVSGFDVIELEAAEITTEQRSTIRDAVQSLVGLEVLEETRDRVVVQDLLDSSELSIHNAVTRMRLISLSMLEDAITALSERDHDLARDVIGRDDDLDRLWLVVSRIFRATLRTPKAAEELGLPREECFDYHSSARQLERIGDHATKIAHLTLNIDEALPPDVVEAVSDLHGDAVDVIDAAMDALFDDDTEAATRRANEARTGVRAIDERVRSIDELLRDLDPTRAQLLGLVVDSVLRSADYGGNIAETALQKAAPTP, from the coding sequence ATGGAAACGCGGAAGGTCCAGGTCACCGGCGGCTCGACGTACACCGTTTCGATTCCGAAGACGTGGGCGACCGACAACGACGTCGAGGCCGGGACGGAGATCGAGTTCCACCCCGACGGCGACTCGCTGTTCCTCACCCCGCGGTCCGAGTCCGAACGGACGCGGGGGTCGCTGGACATCGCCGATCTGAGCGGCCAGGCGCTCCGGCGGGCGGTGACGACGATGTACGTCAGCGGCTTCGACGTCATCGAACTGGAGGCCGCGGAGATCACCACCGAGCAGCGGTCGACGATCCGGGACGCGGTCCAGAGCCTCGTCGGCCTGGAGGTGTTAGAGGAGACGCGCGACCGCGTCGTCGTTCAAGACTTGCTCGACTCCTCGGAGCTTTCGATCCACAACGCGGTCACGCGGATGCGACTGATCTCGCTGTCGATGCTCGAAGACGCGATCACCGCGCTCTCGGAGCGCGACCACGACCTCGCGCGCGACGTGATCGGTCGCGACGACGACCTCGACCGCCTGTGGCTCGTCGTCTCGCGGATCTTCCGCGCCACCCTGCGGACGCCGAAGGCGGCCGAGGAGCTGGGTCTCCCCCGCGAGGAGTGTTTCGACTACCACTCCAGCGCCCGCCAGCTGGAACGGATCGGCGACCACGCGACGAAGATCGCGCACCTCACGCTGAACATCGACGAGGCCCTCCCCCCGGACGTGGTCGAGGCGGTGAGCGACCTCCACGGCGACGCAGTCGACGTGATCGACGCGGCGATGGACGCGCTGTTCGACGACGACACCGAGGCCGCGACCCGTCGGGCCAACGAGGCGCGGACCGGCGTTCGAGCCATCGACGAGCGCGTGCGCTCCATCGACGAACTGCTCCGCGACCTCGATCCGACGCGCGCGCAGCTGCTCGGGCTCGTCGTCGACTCCGTGCTCCGCTCGGCCGACTACGGCGGGAACATCGCCGAGACCGCGCTCCAGAAGGCCGCGCCGACGCCGTGA
- a CDS encoding ubiquitin-like small modifier protein 1 produces MELELRFFATFREAAGGKTVNAEFADGSSVGDVLRELEAEYEGMEGRLIVDGDLAPQINVLKNGREVLHLDGLDTPMADGDRLSVFPPVAGGA; encoded by the coding sequence ATGGAACTCGAACTGCGGTTCTTCGCGACGTTTCGCGAGGCCGCCGGCGGGAAGACGGTGAACGCGGAGTTCGCCGACGGCTCCTCCGTCGGCGACGTGTTGCGCGAATTGGAGGCCGAGTACGAGGGGATGGAGGGCCGGCTGATCGTCGACGGCGACCTCGCCCCCCAGATCAACGTCCTGAAGAACGGCCGCGAGGTGCTCCACCTCGACGGGCTCGACACGCCGATGGCGGACGGCGACCGGCTCTCCGTCTTCCCGCCGGTCGCGGGGGGCGCATGA
- a CDS encoding fumarylacetoacetate hydrolase family protein — translation MRLARLLTPDGPVAGRYDDGGVVADDGRYEVGRDGRLLPPCDPSALYCVGRNYAETLDQMDYERPDEPDFFVKPPASLLAHGEPIRYPEWTDELTYAGELVAVIDERCRDLAPDEVPGVVRGYTVMNDVDALDQQGRTARKAFDGSAPLGPWIETDVDPTALDIETTVGGETRQDANTELMLFGPREIVSYLSKRFSFEPGDCIAFGSPANPGLVEPGERVEITYEGVGTLSNPVVAPGAD, via the coding sequence ATGCGACTCGCTCGACTGCTCACGCCGGACGGTCCCGTCGCCGGCCGCTACGACGACGGCGGGGTCGTCGCGGACGACGGCCGCTACGAGGTCGGCCGCGACGGCCGGCTGCTCCCGCCCTGTGACCCCAGCGCGCTGTACTGCGTCGGCCGGAACTACGCCGAGACGCTCGACCAGATGGACTACGAGCGGCCTGACGAGCCGGACTTCTTCGTCAAGCCGCCGGCCAGCCTGCTGGCGCACGGCGAGCCGATCCGGTACCCGGAGTGGACCGACGAGCTGACCTACGCCGGCGAACTGGTCGCGGTGATCGACGAGCGCTGCCGCGACCTCGCGCCCGATGAGGTGCCGGGCGTCGTGCGCGGCTACACGGTCATGAACGACGTCGACGCCCTCGACCAGCAGGGGCGGACCGCCCGCAAGGCGTTCGACGGCTCCGCGCCGCTGGGGCCGTGGATCGAGACCGACGTCGACCCGACGGCCCTCGACATCGAGACGACCGTTGGCGGCGAGACGCGCCAGGACGCCAACACGGAGCTGATGCTGTTCGGTCCCCGCGAGATCGTCTCGTACCTCTCGAAGCGGTTCTCCTTCGAGCCCGGCGACTGTATCGCGTTCGGCAGCCCCGCGAACCCCGGTCTCGTCGAACCGGGCGAGCGCGTCGAGATCACGTACGAAGGGGTCGGGACGCTCTCGAACCCGGTGGTCGCGCCCGGCGCAGACTGA
- a CDS encoding DUF7117 family protein codes for MKVRGERECQSCGARWSYYDTGSVACPSCGDLRSVGVDDRTAHTDAPVSLDLAPHRERFGEAQGTLPRSGVDELQSDLREYCRKRGFIDGGRLAPLDGTYLAARELLEAVDCFERLRDPTDTDGEYLLALLAGADDGDRPAAEEVPTALREARGMAAVRAVEAYRSDALDFLDELEAGAEPTEDETDADDATDADDETDADDAPTVTVDGSDPEDRIAPARDAFERLRDRVTRVDALGGDVSPTTADALVDAAAALGAYVRTGDEESLRTATDLIDDASVDDLDRADR; via the coding sequence ATGAAGGTCCGCGGCGAACGCGAGTGCCAGTCCTGCGGCGCGCGGTGGTCGTACTACGACACGGGCTCCGTCGCGTGTCCGAGCTGCGGCGACCTGCGCAGCGTCGGGGTCGACGACCGCACGGCCCACACGGACGCCCCCGTCTCGCTCGACCTCGCCCCCCACCGCGAGCGGTTCGGAGAGGCGCAGGGGACCCTCCCCCGCTCCGGCGTCGACGAGCTCCAGTCCGACCTCCGGGAGTACTGCCGGAAGCGCGGGTTCATCGACGGGGGACGGCTGGCCCCGCTCGACGGGACGTACCTCGCGGCCCGCGAGCTGCTGGAGGCCGTCGACTGCTTCGAGCGGCTACGCGACCCGACCGACACCGACGGGGAGTACCTCCTCGCGCTGCTCGCCGGCGCGGACGACGGCGACCGACCCGCGGCCGAGGAGGTCCCGACCGCGCTCCGAGAGGCGCGAGGAATGGCGGCCGTGCGCGCAGTCGAGGCTTACCGGAGCGACGCGCTCGACTTCCTCGACGAACTCGAAGCCGGGGCCGAACCGACCGAGGACGAGACCGACGCCGATGATGCGACCGACGCCGACGACGAGACCGACGCCGACGACGCGCCGACGGTCACTGTCGACGGATCCGATCCCGAAGACAGGATCGCCCCCGCCCGCGACGCCTTCGAACGCCTCCGCGACCGCGTCACGCGCGTCGACGCCCTCGGCGGCGACGTGTCGCCCACGACCGCGGACGCCCTCGTCGACGCCGCCGCGGCGCTCGGGGCTTACGTCCGAACCGGCGACGAGGAGAGCCTGCGGACCGCAACCGACCTGATCGACGACGCGAGCGTCGACGACCTCGACCGGGCGGACCGCTGA